A genomic region of Alicyclobacillus sp. SO9 contains the following coding sequences:
- a CDS encoding CBS domain-containing protein, translating to MLFARDIMIRNVYTAHRDDKVQTVLEKFAQYRISGMPLVDDSNHIVGYISDGDIMRYLGKHVDTSVTSWIGAVGFYYGAAMNDDAYNRVNFDELKENVQDVCQKTAGQVGVRRVITIDEDDNLVDVADTLSRRKIKKVPVTKNGILTGIVSRGDVVRAVVQKVLTLDNVEDERKPS from the coding sequence GTGTTATTCGCCAGAGATATCATGATACGAAATGTCTATACTGCACATCGCGACGACAAAGTTCAAACAGTGTTGGAGAAGTTCGCCCAATATCGAATCAGCGGCATGCCGCTAGTCGACGACAGCAACCACATTGTCGGATACATCAGTGACGGTGACATCATGAGGTATCTGGGAAAACACGTGGATACATCGGTTACATCCTGGATTGGAGCAGTTGGCTTCTACTATGGAGCGGCCATGAACGATGATGCCTACAATCGGGTAAACTTCGACGAACTCAAGGAAAATGTTCAGGATGTGTGTCAAAAGACAGCCGGCCAAGTTGGGGTACGAAGAGTCATTACCATCGACGAAGATGACAATCTAGTGGACGTAGCAGACACACTGTCCCGACGCAAAATAAAGAAAGTGCCCGTAACCAAGAACGGCATTCTAACTGGGATTGTCAGCCGCGGAGACGTGGTACGGGCAGTCGTGCAAAAAGTTCTCACATTGGACAACGTTGAAGATGAAAGGAAACCGTCTTAG